In the genome of Triticum urartu cultivar G1812 chromosome 5, Tu2.1, whole genome shotgun sequence, one region contains:
- the LOC125509832 gene encoding 60 kDa jasmonate-induced protein-like — protein MAQEVVTFNVLSDSYATFISTLRSKLPSPNADTVGEKKGKQRPVLAKQTGADKPPPRWIHVELKGKGGAAPKVAIRSDNVYIFAFTNAGGKWFKLTKGKTSVLPDATPLGFDGHYTTLVGGATNLSTLKLGKYTTSEAAGTLWNHNNKSYVNADLKKAVATLCVVLSEAARLTPVYDAVITGWDEPAGVSIAGTIVKNFITNWGDLSKALLGWKRDAYKNDAKWFKNLASAGISTGEEALAVVELLLNNPPALSLLSWLKHLWGLLVNGQEDPAKSSAIVTPL, from the coding sequence ATGGCTCAAGAAGTAGTGACGTTCAACGTCTTGTCGGACTCGTACGCGACGTTCATCTCGACTCTACGTAGCAAGTTGCCCAGCCCTAATGCAGACACGGTGGGCGAGAAGAAGGGGAAACAGCGGCCTGTGCTCGCCAAGCAGACCGGCGCCGACAAGCCGCCGCCGAGATGGATCCACGTCGAGCTGAAAGGCAAGGGCGGCGCGGCGCCCAAGGTGGCCATCCGCAGCGACAACGTCTACATCTTCGCCTTCACCAACGCCGGTGGGAAATGGTTCAAGCTCACCAAGGGCAAAACGAGTGTCCTTCCGGACGCCACGCCGCTGGGCTTTGACGGCCACTACACCACACTCGTCGGCGGCGCCACCAACCTGTCCACCTTGAAGCTTGGCAAGTACACCACATCGGAAGCAGCCGGCACCCTCTGGAACCACAATAACAAGTCCTACGTCAACGCCGACCTCAAGAAGGCCGTGGCGACCCTCTGCGTGGTCCTCTCCGAGGCAGCTAGGTTGACCCCCGTGTACGATGCCGTGATCACAGGTTGGGACGAGCCGGCCGGAGTCTCCATCGCCGGTACGATCGTCAAGAACTTCATCACCAACTGGGGCGACCTCTCCAAGGCCCTGCTAGGATGGAAGCGCGACGCTTACAAGAACGATGCCAAGTGGTTCAAGAACTTGGCGAGCGCCGGGATTAGCACCGGGGAAGAAGCCCTGGCGGTGGTCGAGCTTCTGCTCAACAACCCACCGGCGCTGAGCCTCTTGTCCTGGCTCAAGCACCTCTGGGGACTGCTGGTGAATGGTCAAGAAGACCCAGCAAAGAGTTCAGCCATCGTTACCCCTCTTTAG
- the LOC125509833 gene encoding 60 kDa jasmonate-induced protein-like: MSIFVISNVLERQSLHIRLGSWWPAGDEATPMADDAPTDEQLLSYADLPKNGRDMAEVFAVRVPAAAGGCRPPPCGIISFHGGNCCSDVIYSRSRPDEPGCPQACDSQGNIVLTGPSVATSAYGPVVFNLQLHDNSQESPSQQDKDEEEDTGRLLCDTVGGSFSNYNRAIVETVSTRYGPADVTYAVLSNGVEGRVTVKLACLDGEGPAGVLGRIVARSKLFNAGCMLFCNEHGNGNNMRVGSGELVPLARHVLAVPLHMPLTVELDLRRDSGDETVRGAVAFHPATDGQHMERVMGAGGAVIEVSISWSDYPW; the protein is encoded by the exons ATGAGCATTTTCGTAATTAGTAACGTGCTGGAGCGACAAAGCCTCCATATCAGACTCGGGTCTTGGTGGCCGGCCGGCGACGAGGCCACACCTATGGCGGACGACGCCCCGACGGACGAGCAGCTGCTCTCCTACGCCGACCTACCCAAGAACGGCCGCGACATGGCGGAGGTGTTTGCCGTGCGCGTCCCCGCCGCCGCTGGAGGGTGCAGGCCACCGCCGTGCGGCATCATCTCCTTCCACGGCGGCAACTGCTGCAGCGACGTCATCTACAGCCGGAGCCGGCCTGACGAGCCCGGTTGCCCGCAGGCCTGCGACAGCCAG GGGAACATCGTGCTAACTGGTCCATCAGTGGCCACCTCCGCATACGGGCCTGTCGTCTTCAACCTCCAGCTCCACGACAACAGCCAAGAATCCCCCTCGCAGCAAGAtaaggacgaggaggaggacacCGGGAGGCTACTCTGCGACACCGTCGGTGGCAGCTTCTCCAACTACAACAGGGCCATAGTCGAAACAGTTAGCACTCGCTACGGCCCCGCCGACGTGACCTACGCCGTCCTGAGCAACGGCGTCGAAGGCCGCGTCACTGTGAAGCTCGCTTGCTTGGATGGAGAAGGCCCCGCTGGCGTTCTGGGGAGGATCGTAGCGCGCAGCAAGCTGTTCAACGCCGGCTGCATGCTCTTCTGCAACGAGCACGGCAATGGCAACAACATGCGGGTGGGATCCGGGGAGCTGGTTCCGTTGGCGAGGCATGTCCTTGCGGTGCCATTGCACATGCCGCTCACGGTTGAGCTGGACCTGCGTCGCGACTCCGGCGATGAGACCGTGAGAGGTGCTGTCGCGTTTCATCCCGCGACCGATGGTCAGCATATGGAACGTGTCATGGGCGCTGGTGGCGCTGTAATTGAAGTGTCAATCTCATGGTCAGACTACCCATGGTAG
- the LOC125507774 gene encoding oleosin Zm-II-like — protein MATTALARAHQQHGRKQQQYQLLRRMEGLSLGSALRSDPHAPALAAAALLIPLGTVLLRLSGLFLLATLAGIALAAPLVLPFSPVLMPAALAVAGLGAPAFFAHRVGDDVRDALVPTKARNVAIT, from the coding sequence ATGGCCACGACAGCATTAGCGCGTGCGCACCAGCAACACGGCAGGAAGCAGCAGCAGTACCAGCTGCTACGGCGCATGGAGGGGCTGAGCCTAGGGTCTGCGCTCCGCAGCGACCCACACGCCCCTGCGCTAGCCGCGGCAGCGCTCCTCATCCCACTTGGCACCGTGCTGTTGCGCCTCTCCGGCCTCTTCCTGTTGGCCACGCTCGCCGGCATTGCGCTCGCGGCGCCTCTCGTTCTTCCCTTCAGTCCGGTGCTCATGCCCGCCGCGCTAGCCGTCGCGGGGCTCGGCGCCCCGGCCTTCTTCGCACATAGAGTTGGGGACGACGTCAGGGACGCTCTAGTCCCCACCAAAGCGCGGAACGTCGCCATCACCTAG